A region from the Kazachstania africana CBS 2517 chromosome 11, complete genome genome encodes:
- the KAFR0K01400 gene encoding uncharacterized protein (similar to Saccharomyces cerevisiae YGR079W; ancestral locus Anc_3.403) has product MKKGPLTKSKVSKSTNGNSSDNIKTNLKIKSDNNTANANSNSSKASQFLNNIIVKEDITPLSKSKVNGTASSTIVDSIPKNKKIVKAIEEAEQTGSENDSSSSVEYLSDSDALFSPLSTSNHIDSIGEEDMYDFPSSFDDKTLRRFQNFTMTHETDYSGNNFAPSLPLNSTGLNIIDSEQYGLDDLNSPLAESNDDFWKEVHVTSEEAICFSDRSDTSNENFSLQERKASVISQDLNRNNFTSLKDFVSEDLVSNATNSKEWNETIFGETKGKVKLLCYRDADGTLALKIRNSVNNNNNPHSSLLTNNCNTNSTDRAGHATTGMVSKKKRRSKKSKLLKKAIRRKSGVAQMISTNATIGEFML; this is encoded by the coding sequence ATGAAGAAAGGGCCTCTCACAAAGTCAAAGGTCAGCAAAAGTACCAATGGTAACTCTTCTGACAATATtaaaacaaatttaaaaattaaGAGCGACAACAATACAGCAAATGCTAATAGCAATAGTAGTAAAGCTTCTCAATTCTTAAACAATATCATTGTTAAGGAAGATATCACGCCTCTATCCAAATCAAAGGTAAATGGTACTGCATCCTCCACTATAGTGGACAGTATCCcgaaaaataagaagatcGTCAAAGCCattgaagaagctgaaCAAACTGGCTCTGAAAATGATAGCTCTTCTTCAGTTGAATATTTATCTGATTCGGACGCCTTATTTTCACCATTATCTACTTCGAATCATATAGATTCTATTGGCGAAGAAGATATGTACGATTTTCCATCTAGCTTCGATGATAAGACATTaagaagatttcaaaattttactaTGACCCACGAGACTGACTACAGTGGTAATAATTTTGCTCCTTCCTTACCTTTAAATTCTACTGGTTTAAATATAATTGATTCCGAACAATATGGTTTGGATGATTTGAACTCTCCATTGGCTGAAAGTAACGACGACTTCTGGAAAGAAGTTCACGTCACTAGTGAAGAAGCCATTTGTTTTTCCGATCGTTCAGACACTTCAAACGAAAACTTCTCTCTACAAGAGAGGAAAGCTTCTGTCATTTCTCAGGATCTAAATAGAAACAATTTCACTTCTTTGAAGGATTTTGTCTCTGAAGATTTGGTTTCAAACGCAACTAACTCCAAAGAATGGaatgaaacaatttttggCGAAACCAAGGGTAAAGTCAAATTACTTTGCTATAGAGATGCCGATGGAACATTGGCTTtaaaaattagaaattctgtcaataataacaataatcCTCATAGTTCACTACTAACTAATAACTGTAACACTAATAGTACCGATAGAGCCGGTCATGCAACCACTGGAATGGTTagcaagaagaaaagaagaagtaaGAAAAgcaaacttttgaaaaaagccattagaagaaaaagtgGTGTTGCTCAAATGATTTCAACTAATGCTACGATTGGTGAATTCATGTTATAA
- the TWF1 gene encoding twinfilin TWF1 (similar to Saccharomyces cerevisiae TWF1 (YGR080W); ancestral locus Anc_3.404), which translates to MSNQSGISAEQELLDVLSNSSQAETSTGLAIIVASIPDNSTSVQFNRKFDTIEELQSNLSINPLYIFIKDFSKNTDHYDFISYVPDSSPVRSKMLYASTKNTLLRQIGTNSIGKQILATAADEILDLLESAEDITKSPSAILTESEEIEHQIAEQQRAMRLLQMHPKGRKLVSQTNGSPTALSFDVVTGDSSIQDLLKEANVISFNIDLSNEQVQIIKKSTISKPEDLQIVAEHPTYTLYKNGELYYFIYSCPSGSKVKERMVYASNRLGFVKYLQDNEKITFSKIIEIGDSDELEFTLISSSTAEESKEYENNESSASSAQKFNRPKGPMRKRRT; encoded by the coding sequence ATGTCGAATCAATCTGGTATTTCTGCCGAACAAGAGTTACTTGACGTGTTGAGTAATAGCTCTCAAGCTGAAACTTCTACTGGTTTAGCGATTATAGTTGCAAGTATCCCTGATAATTCAACATCTGTTCAATTCAATAGAAAGTTTGACACGATTGAAGAGTTGCAATCgaatctttcaattaaCCCTCTATACATTTTCATAAAGGACTTTTCTAAAAATACGGATCATTATGACTTCATCTCCTATGTTCCTGATTCATCACCTGTCAGATCCAAAATGCTCTATGCCTCAACTAAGAATACTCTATTGAGACAAATTGGTACCAATTCGATCGGTAAGCAAATTCTAGCAACAGCTGCAGACGAAATATTAGATTTACTAGAATCTGCAGAAGATATTACCAAATCACCCTCAGCTATTTTAACTGAATCCGAGGAAATTGAGCATCAAATAGCTGAACAACAACGTGCAATGAGGTTGTTACAAATGCATCCAAAAGGCCGTAAATTAGTTTCTCAGACTAATGGATCTCCTACTGCATTGAGTTTTGACGTTGTAACTGGTGATAGCTCAATCCAAGACCTATTAAAAGAAGCAAATGTAATTTCCTTCAACATTGATTTAAGCAATGAACAAGTTCAAATAATTAAGAAATCAACAATTTCCAAACCAGAAGATCTTCAAATAGTTGCGGAACATCCAACATATACACTCTATAAGAATGGGGAATTGTACTATTTCATATATAGTTGCCCTTCCGGAAGTAAAGTCAAGGAACGTATGGTTTATGCATCAAATAGACTTGGTTTCGTGAAATATCTCCaggataatgaaaaaattaccTTCAGTAAGATCATAGAAATTGGAGATTCAGATGAGCTAGAGTTTActttaatttcaagttCGACAGCTGAAGAATCTAAAGAgtatgaaaataatgaatcttcagcttcttccgcccaaaaattcaatagaCCAAAGGGCCCTAtgaggaaaagaaggacATGA
- the KAFR0K01420 gene encoding uncharacterized protein (similar to Saccharomyces cerevisiae SYT1 (YPR095C); ancestral locus Anc_3.407) translates to MIHRETNLSQRERQIHRKLNPSTTGQGADTDRIEPHKLHSSSEEFYRSESEKDQTQAVMQIVEPKRHDMQHTTSRRRLNQMLQSLKMKPPNESLSSGLNSQKDNNISNSNRPKTDDVDDPTASNSTRFSRKLRERSNTSSERRHKGSISTTVFTGRDLYGDNLHNKKKSSTSVRTSSKKSNTQNTSVVRELVHDSKSSPNLERDIYTSSTADITTPRSRNSIVLDSESFSNCSSHYKLPQPEKDDNCHTYLKKLSVYGKCIPIILTDRDTDFNYDCLKYFISSSFDFAREPLDVALRKLLIFLDLPKEAQKIDRLLLAFSEVYYNTHEIYSDNNYKNFWTNSSQVFFVAFALLILHTDHFNERNKQKMTKQEFINLIHDDENSFGNLIPIKMISYFYDNTIAKESPKFDIKIPNDYDNSFYVPEELIRSNAISANNNLLPKKMAHRNSISSYFSHNTLSINTPIQDDIDIYSNIMNATLDSVSMNGQVEKLYKPALNLLEKQLPLPKCCSLIRYGKDDYCINALKTGNYDFWYGGKWYPNQPIILTRTSIIAKNLSIGWYNDFVLESQEYTYFFSNLDTVTAVTQDSLVCVHYGAVSFMIRIKNQDERTEWMHIMNVCAAFDCTSHNLEVSTRMASLLNETILLTTNIENLEKKLSLFRFAVPLSLLTRKDLINDIKQLIQKITLFQYELFKDNYQIEIIEEFNMNFRNLISDTDVDIVDGSAGKAVSRDPCWISELEALDII, encoded by the coding sequence ATGATTCACAGGGAGACTAACCTATCGCAAAGGGAGAGACAGATCCATCGTAAACTCAACCCTTCTACTACTGGACAGGGAGCTGATACGGACAGAATAGAACCTCATAAGCTACACTCATCTTCTGAAGAGTTTTATCGCAGTGAAAGCGAGAAAGACCAAACTCAAGCTGTGATGCAGATTGTTGAACCGAAGAGACATGATATGCAGCATACAACTTCAAGGAGAAGATTGAATCAGATGCTTCAGAGTCTGAAAATGAAGCCTCCAAATGAAAGCCTTTCGTCTGGATTAAATTCACAAAAGGACAATAATATATCGAATTCAAATAGACCTAAGACTGACGACGTCGACGACCCTACTGCATCAAACTCAACAAGATTTTCCCGCAAGCTCAGAGAACGTAGTAATACCAGTTCTGAAAGAAGGCATAAAGGATCAATTTCTACAACTGTATTTACTGGTAGAGATCTCTACGGGGATAATTTGCATAATAAGAAGAAGTCTAGCACATCAGTGAGaacttcatcaaaaaaatcaaatactCAAAATACTTCAGTGGTAAGAGAATTAGTTCATGATTCTAAATCTTCACCTAATTTGGAAAGAGACATATACACTTCCTCAACAGCTGATATAACAACACCCAGAAGCAGAAACTCCATAGTTCTTGACTCCGAAAGTTTTTCCAACTGCTCTAGTCACTACAAACTACCACAACCTGAGAAGGATGACAATTGTCAtacatatttgaaaaaattgtcaGTTTATGGGAAGTGCATTCCTATAATACTTACCGACAGGGATACTGACTTCAATTATGACTgtttaaaatatttcataAGTAGCTCATTTGATTTCGCAAGAGAACCATTAGATGTAGCTTTGAGAAAGCTTCTCATATTTCTGGACTTACCAAAGGAAGCACAGAAGATTGATAGACTATTATTAGCATTTAGTGAAGTTTATTATAATACTCATGAAATTTACAGTGACAAtaattataaaaatttttggacgAATTCAAGTCAGGTATTCTTTGTTGCATTTGCCCTATTAATATTACACACTGACCattttaatgaaagaaataaacaaaaaatgacaaaacAAGAGTTTATAAACCTTATTcatgatgatgaaaattccTTTGGAAACTTAATTCCAATTAAAATGatatcttatttttatgATAACACCATCGCCAAAGAATCCCCAAAATTCGACATAAAGATACCAAATGATTACGATAACTCATTTTATGTGCCTGAAGAATTAATAAGAAGCAATGCAATTTCTGCGAATAACAACTTGcttccaaaaaaaatggccCATAGAAATTCTATATCGTCATATTTTTCACATAATACGTTGTCGATAAACACCCCAATTCAAGATGATATagatatttattcaaacATCATGAATGCTACTCTTGACAGTGTAAGTATGAATGGTCAGGTGGAAAAGTTATATAAGCCTGCTTTAAATTTACTAGAGAAGCAGCTCCCTCTTCCCAAGTGTTGTAGTTTGATCAGATATGGAAAAGATGATTACTGCATCAATGCTCTTAAGACAGGAAACTATGATTTCTGGTATGGAGGAAAATGGTATCCAAATCAGCCGATTATTCTTACAAGAACATCAATTATAGCCAAAAATTTAAGCATTGGTTGGTATAATGATTTTGTGCTAGAAAGTCAGGAATACACGTATTTCTTCTCAAATCTTGATACAGTGACGGCAGTGACGCAAGATAGCTTAGTTTGTGTACATTATGGCGCAGTTAGCTTTATGATTAGAATCAAAAATCAGGACGAAAGGACAGAATGGATGCATATAATGAATGTCTGTGCCGCTTTCGACTGCACATCTCATAATTTAGAGGTCAGCACCAGAATGGCCTCGTTGCTGAATGAAACAATTCTACTGACAACCAACATTGAGAATCTAGAAAAAAAGCTGTCCTTATTCAGATTTGCCGTTCCGTTAAGCCTACTGACTAGAAAGGATCTCATAAATGATATCAAACAACTCATACAGAAAATAACCCTCTTCCAATATGAATTATTCAAGGataattatcaaattgaaattatcgAAGAATTCAATATGAATTTTAGAAATCTTATATCCGACACCGATGTAGACATTGTCGATGGATCTGCTGGGAAAGCTGTATCCAGAGATCCTTGTTGGATTTCTGAGTTGGAAGCACTAGACATTATTTGA
- the SLX9 gene encoding Slx9p (similar to Saccharomyces cerevisiae SLX9 (YGR081C); ancestral locus Anc_3.409): MVAKKRNTLRNKVSSKINSHSILENLQNDIDVQLPEDPKAFLHQPKETKREKQLNKQSAFISRVQEKSMGMDPSFAGISKSSIRRRKRKMRDNLKPRMDDLLVSLEREDDLRDITQNTGEHADDEETRKRNRANVTKVVSRNEPGSVLTRRNEPSIRNKKGAKTLQIKETERFNQVLKNQLFQTNTFGALREVIKMQKR, encoded by the coding sequence ATGGTTGctaagaaaagaaacacGCTGAGGAATAAAGTATCGTCTAAGATAAATTCacattcaattttagaaaatttacaaaatgatatAGATGTTCAATTGCCCGAGGATCCAAAGGCTTTCTTGCATCAACCCAAGGAAACAAAGAGGGAAAAGCAGTTGAACAAGCAAAGTGCCTTCATATCTAGAGTACAGGAGAAGTCTATGGGGATGGATCCATCATTTGCCggtatttcaaaatcttcgaTAAGGCgtagaaagagaaagatgaGAGATAATTTAAAACCAAGAATGGATGATTTATTGGTATCGCTGGAAAGAGAGGATGATCTCAGGGATATAACGCAAAATACAGGGGAGCATGCTGATGATGAGGAGACTCGCAAAAGAAACAGAGCTAATGTCACTAAAGTTGTCAGCAGAAATGAACCAGGGTCTGTTTTGACGAGAAGAAATGAGCCAAGTATTAGAAATAAGAAAGGTGCAAAAACCTTGCAAATCAAAGAGACTGAAAGGTTCAACCAAGTCTTGAAGaatcaattatttcaaacAAATACTTTCGGTGCCTTAAGAGAAGTCATCAAGATGCAGAAGAGATAA
- the TOM20 gene encoding TOM complex receptor protein TOM20 (similar to Saccharomyces cerevisiae TOM20 (YGR082W); ancestral locus Anc_3.410), producing MSESRGLVRALGMTAAVAVASFTGYALYFDHKRRSDPQFRRELKNRVKKQRQQEKLNKEAEQKLKVQKVTDFLTEELVKDPVSTDPSQRETVFTSNIEQGERLSMIPGNEMEAAAKFYKALTVYPNPADLLGIYQRSVPDNVYEFIVLMIAVLPPTNVSSFLNGGASKNEPPIISEIDE from the coding sequence ATGTCTGAATCTAGAGGTTTGGTTCGTGCTTTGGGTATGACTGCCGCCGTTGCAGTTGCATCTTTTACCGGCTATGCACTATATTTTGATCATAAAAGAAGATCAGATCCTCAATTTAGAAgagaattgaagaatagAGTAAAAAAGCAAAGACAACaggaaaaattgaataaagaaGCTGAACAGAAACTCAAAGTTCAAAAGGTAACAGATTTTTTGACTGAAGAATTGGTTAAAGATCCAGTATCAACTGATCCAAGTCAAAGAGAAACTGTCTTCACTTCTAATATCGAACAGGGTGAACGTCTTTCCATGATTCCAGGTAACGAAATGGAAGCTGCAGCTAAATTTTACAAAGCTTTAACCGTTTATCCAAATCCTGCAGATTTATTGGGCATTTATCAAAGAAGTGTTCCTGATAATGTCTATGAATTTATCGTTTTGATGATCGCAGTGCTTCCACCCACTAATGTATCCTCTTTTTTAAATGGTGGggcttcaaaaaatgaaccTCCTATCATTTCCGAGATTGATGAATGA
- the GCD2 gene encoding translation initiation factor eIF2B subunit delta (similar to Saccharomyces cerevisiae GCD2 (YGR083C); ancestral locus Anc_3.413): MSSTEKSDTNIEPQESPSSTTPGSIDEKKLSNKELKELKKQQKAAKRAAQKQASGISIEQQQAQAQAKREKKQQQREQQQREQQKKEAKKNKLNVKQNTKKSSLFSHLETTDERRASILALSSAVNSPKTSRTTAAGLMVPMIASALSGSQVYTTSSFASALSKHPSTTAAATASHPGSISSTSDIAKSLAQVSLESDDFSVLPGVSSIIPHALQTSFDTPQLLSSVKELLSNKDSIHPAIALLTSNIANYKIVGSIPRCIAMLEAFQIVIRDYETPKGTTLSRNLTNYLSHQIDILKKARPLSVTMGNAIRWLKQEISHIDPSTSDAVAKEDLCEQIAQFAREKIELADKLIIDNASIHIEDSTTIVTYGSSKVLTDLILYNAITCKKNIKVIVVDSRPLFEGRKTADFLRKKGVNVVYALITSLDAIFNMDVDYLFLGAHSILSNGFLYSRAGTAMLAMSANRRNIPVLVCCESLKFSQRVQLDSVTFNELADPNDLVSIDHKDPMEKRGNTGGLLLQQFVKEREDTRKKQESENALKGKSGSNNKKAISNDSKPNNEDKDKEDTNILDKWQDWPSLNIVNILYDLTPPEYIKKVITEFGALPPSSVPVILREYKGSA; this comes from the coding sequence ATGAGCAGTACAGAAAAATCAGATACAAATATTGAACCACAAGAGAGCCCAAGCTCAACGACTCCTGGCTctattgatgaaaagaagCTTTCTAACAAGGAATTAAAAGAGCTAAAGAAACAACAGAAGGCAGCAAAAAGAGCTGCTCAAAAACAAGCCAGTGGTATATCTATTGAGCAGCAACAGGCTCAAGCGCAAGCTAAgagggaaaaaaaacagcAACAGCGTGAACAACAGCAACGTGAACAGCAGAAGAAAGaggcaaagaaaaataaattaaatgtaAAGCAAAATACCAAGAAATCTTCACTCTTTAGTCATCTAGAAACTACTGATGAAAGAAGGGCGTCAATCTTAGCTCTTTCTAGTGCGGTCAATTCTCCAAAGACTTCAAGAACAACTGCAGCTGGTTTAATGGTACCAATGATCGCAAGTGCACTCTCTGGTTCGCAGGTTTATACGACATCTTCTTTTGCCAGTGCATTATCCAAGCATCCAAGCACCACTGCCGCAGCAACAGCTAGTCATCCAGGCTCTATTTCTAGTACCAGTGATATTGCTAAGTCCTTAGCACAAGTATCCTTGGAATCCGACGACTTCTCAGTATTACCTGGTGTATCGTCAATTATTCCACATGCTTTGCAGACCAGTTTTGATACACCACAATTGCTATCTTCTGTAAAAGAATTACTGAGTAATAAAGACTCCATTCATCCAGCTATTGCGCTTTTGACCTCAAATATTGCTAATTACAAAATTGTAGGTTCCATTCCACGTTGTATAGCAATGTTGGAAGCTTTCCAAATTGTCATCAGAGATTATGAGACCCCAAAGGGAACTACACTATCTCGTAACTTGACAAACTACTTATCAcatcaaattgatattttaaagAAGGCAAGACCCTTGAGTGTTACAATGGGTAATGCTATTAGATGGTTAAAACAGGAAATTTCTCACATTGATCCATCAACATCAGATGCTGTTGCCAAGGAAGATTTATGTGAACAAATCGCACAATTTGCCAgggaaaaaattgaattggCCGATAAGTTAATTATAGATAATGCTTCCATTCACATCGAAGATTCAACCACTATTGTTACGTATGGTTCATCAAAGGTTTTAACTGATTTGATACTATACAATGCCATTACATGTAAGAAAAACATCAAGGTTATTGTTGTAGACTCAAGGCCACTATTTGAAGGTAGAAAGACAGCAGATTTCCTAAGAAAGAAAGGTGTCAATGTTGTGTATGCATTAATCACTAGTTTAGATGCAATATTTAACATGGATGTCGACTATCTATTTTTAGGTGCTCATTCCATTTTATCCAACGgatttttatattctaGAGCGGGTACTGCTATGTTAGCAATGTCAGCgaatagaagaaatattcCTGTTTTGGTTTGTTGTGAAAGTTTGAAATTCTCACAGAGAGTTCAATTGGATAGTGTTACATTCAACGAATTAGCTGATCCAAATGATTTAGTTTCTATTGATCACAAAGACCCAATGGAAAAACGTGGTAATACTGGTGGTTTGTTGTTGCAACAATTTGTCAAAGAACGTGAAGATACTAGGAAGAAGCAGGAAAGCGAAAATGCACTTAAAGGTAAGTCTGGTtccaataataaaaaagctatttcaaatgatagcaaaccaaataatgaagacaAAGACAAGGAAGATACCAATATATTAGATAAATGGCAAGACTGGCCATCACTAAACATTGTTAATATCCTCTACGATTTAACACCGCCTGAATATATTAAGAAAGTTATTACAGAATTCGGTGCATTACCGCCATCCTCTGTTCCAGTTATCTTAAGAGAGTATAAAGGTTCCGCATAG
- the MRP13 gene encoding mitochondrial 37S ribosomal protein mS44 MRP13 (similar to Saccharomyces cerevisiae MRP13 (YGR084C); ancestral locus Anc_3.414) — protein sequence MYRPSSKLSSSVTIFKRFNTTTTPPPPPPPPPPLRKPIDEYFTYFNTKATLRPLIYRPKNANTLLTMDLKDPMTKEPIKPRSPIKPIQKTVLTEYIKTIPYGSNEFYDWFKKWTSVTPRKREIWHFFNSAHFQTMIFQSFFKIGDFSRLTGYLYSKRAKFMKSKHYKLYDMEHFFNSIIACNLHRSKFFEFDNPKTSLKKLKNVWANVTFRNNTNGLSNLLVECLGRRLGFDPSGQLKGFENVKVKLPTISELSEQNDESIKKFHEDNENTYIITRTIAQFSDASDINPEVQKFNEEYQTLNKKFLKQDIYDEYMHTMEDTWSKKLKLNSVLNEQEEDEIKENSSELKEDGSEEQQKSN from the coding sequence ATGTATAGgccttcttcaaaattgtcTTCGTCGGTGACCATTTTTAAGAGATTCAATACCACAACAactcctcctcctcctcctcctcctcctcctcctctTAGAAAACCAATTGACGAATACTTCACCTACTTCAATACAAAGGCGACATTAAGACCATTGATTTATCGTCCCAAGAATGCAAACACACTATTAACCATGGACCTAAAGGATCCGATGACTAAAGAGCCTATAAAGCCTCGAAGCCCCATAAAACCCATTCAAAAAACCGTCTTAAcagaatatataaagacTATTCCTTATGGCTCGAATGAGTTTTACGATTGGTTCAAGAAATGGACGAGTGTAACACCAAGAAAACGTGAAATTTGGcactttttcaattctgcTCATTTCCAAACGATGAtatttcaatcttttttcaaaattggtgATTTTAGTAGATTGACTGGTTATCTTTATTCTAAGAGGGCcaaatttatgaaaagtAAACATTACAAGTTATATGATATGGAACACTTCTTTAATTCGATTATTGCATGCAATTTACAtagatcaaaatttttcgaatTCGATAATCCAAAAACTTCTTtaaaaaaactgaaaaacGTTTGGGCTAATGTCACTTTTAGAAATAACACTAATGGACTATCTAACTTGTTAGTAGAATGTCTGGGAAGAAGGTTAGGCTTTGATCCCTCTGGTCAATTGAAAGGTTTTGAAAACGTTAAAGTCAAATTACCTACAATTAGTGAATTGTCAGAACAGAACGATGAAAGCATAAAAAAATTCcatgaagataatgaaaatacgTATATTATAACGAGAACAATAGCCCAATTCAGTGACGCAAGTGATATCAACCCGGAAGTACAAAAATTCAACGAAGAATATCAAACattgaacaagaaatttttgaaacaagaTATCTACGATGAATATATGCATACCATGGAGGATACATGgtcaaagaaattgaaactaAATAGTGTGTTGAATGAGCAAGAAGAGGATGAAATAAAGGAAAATTCCAGTGAATTGAAAGAGGATGGCAGTGAAGAGCAACAAAAATCTAATTAA
- the PIL1 gene encoding lipid-binding protein PIL1 (similar to Saccharomyces cerevisiae PIL1 (YGR086C); ancestral locus Anc_3.420), with product MHRTYSLRNSRAPTASQLQNPPPPTSTTKNKFFGKGGLAFQLRKNAAGAFGPELSRKLSQLVKIEKNVLRSMEIAANERREAAKQLSIWGLENDDDVSDITDKLGVLIYEISELDDQFIDRYDQYRLTLKSIRDIEGSVQPSRDRKDKITDKIAYLKYKDPGSPKIEVLEQELVRAEAESLVAEAQLSNITRSKLRAAFNYQFDSIIEHSEKIALIAGYGKALLELLDDSPVTPGETRPAYDGYEASKQIIIDAESALNEWTLDSAQVKPSLSFKQDYEDYEDEEDEEEGLQGDHNKEPRWSDDEEQIVEEEEIVQGNDPIETA from the coding sequence atgcacAGAACTTACTCTCTAAGAAATTCGAGGGCTCCAACTGCTTCTCAATTGCAAAACCCTCCTCCACCAACTTCAActacaaaaaataaatttttcgGTAAAGGTGGTCTTGCTTTCCAATTGCGTAAGAATGCTGCAGGCGCTTTTGGTCCAgaattatcaagaaaattatctCAATTggttaaaattgaaaaaaatgtctTACGTTCAATGGAAATCGCTGCAAATGAAAGACGTGAAGCTGCAAAACAACTGTCTATTTGGGGTCTTgagaatgatgatgatgtcAGTGATATCACCGATAAATTAGGTGTTCTTATCTATGAAATAAGTGAATTGGATGATCAATTCATTGATAGATACGATCAATATCGTCTaactttgaaatcaattagAGATATCGAAGGTTCAGTACAACCTTCAAGAGATAGGAAAGATAAAATCACCGATAAAATCGCATACTTGAAATACAAGGATCCTGGTTCTCCAAAGATTGAAGTATTAGAACAAGAATTAGTTAGAGCAGAAGCTGAATCTTTAGTAGCAGAAGCTcaactttcaaatattacaaGATCAAAATTAAGAGCAGCTTTCAATTATCAATTCGATTCAATCATTGAACATTCTGAAAAAATCGCTTTGATCGCTGGTTACGGAAAGGCATTACTAGAATTACTTGATGACTCTCCAGTGACTCCAGGTGAAACAAGACCTGCTTACGACGGTTACGAAGCTTCAAAACAAATTATCATCGATGCTGAAAGTGCTTTGAATGAATGGACTCTAGATTCTGCTCAAGTTAAGCCTTCTTTAAGTTTTAAACAAGATTATGAAGATTatgaagacgaagaagacGAGGAAGAAGGCTTACAAGGCGATCACAATAAAGAACCAAGATGgtctgatgatgaagaacaaattgtggaagaagaagaaattgtccAAGGTAACGATCCAATTGAGACTGCTTGA
- the KAFR0K01480 gene encoding uncharacterized protein — MVANKRVLIALTSYHGPLYADGSKTGVFLVEALHPFNTYKARGYEVDFVSETGSFGWDAHSLTEDFLNGQDRKDYENKDSEFNKALANVKKPSEVNAADYSIFFASAGHGTLFDYPTAKGLQSIAADIYEQGGVLSAVCHGPAIFDGLNDKKTGKNVLTGKVITGFTDVGEAIMGVDTVMKEKNLLSVEDIAKKYNVKYLAPIGPWDDFSITDGRIVTGVNPASASSVATRSMDAAEK; from the coding sequence ATGGTCGCTAACAAGAGAGTTTTAATCGCTTTAACTTCATATCACGGTCCTTTGTACGCTGATGGCAGCAAGACTGGTGTTTTCTTAGTCGAAGCTTTACATCCATTCAACACCTACAAAGCTAGAGGCTACGAAGTCGATTTCGTTTCTGAAACTGGTTCCTTCGGTTGGGACGCTCACTCTTTAACTGAAGATTTCTTAAACGGTCAAGACAGAAAAGATTACGAAAATAAAGACTCCGAATTCAACAAAGCTTTAGCTAACGTCAAGAAGCCAAGTGAAGTCAATGCTGCTGACTACTCTATCTTCTTCGCTTCTGCCGGTCATGGTACTCTATTCGACTACCCAACCGCTAAAGGTTTACAAAGCATCGCCGCTGACATTTACGAACAAGGCGGTGTCTTATCTGCTGTCTGTCACGGTCCAGCTATTTTTGATGGCTTAAATGACAAGAAGACTGGTAAGAACGTCTTAACTGGAAAAGTTATTACCGGTTTCACTGATGTTGGTGAAGCTATCATGGGCGTCGACACCGTCATGAAGGAAAAGAACTTACTTTCTGTTGAAGATATTGCTAAGAAATACAATGTCAAATATTTGGCTCCAATTGGCCCATGGGATGACTTCTCCATCACCGATGGCAGAATTGTTACTGGTGTCAACCCAGCTTCTGCTAGCTCCGTCGCTACCAGATCCATGGATGCTGCTGAAAAATAA